Proteins encoded together in one Lathyrus oleraceus cultivar Zhongwan6 chromosome 5, CAAS_Psat_ZW6_1.0, whole genome shotgun sequence window:
- the LOC127084335 gene encoding protein TIC 40, chloroplastic has product MENLNLALVSSPKPLLLGHSSSKNVFSRRKSFTFGTFRVSANSSSSHVTRAASKSHQNLKSVQGKVNAHSFASISSSNGQETTSVGVSPQLSPPPPSTVGSPLFWIGIGVGFSALFSVVASRVKKYAMQQAFKSMMGQMNTQNNPFDSGAFSSGPPFPFPMPSASGPATPAGFAGNQSQATSTRSASQSTVTVDIPATKVEAAAPAPDINVKEEVEVKNEPKKSAFVDVSPEETVQKNAFERFKDVDESSSFKEARAPAEASQNGTPFKQGFGDSPGSPSERKSALSVDALEKMMEDPTVQQMVYPYLPEEMRNPSTFKWMMQNPEYRQQLEAMLNNMGGGTEWDSRMMDTLKNFDLNSPDVKQQFDQIGLSPQEVISKIMANPDVAMAFQNPRVQAAIMDCSQNPMSIVKYQNDKEVMDVFNKISELFPGVSGPP; this is encoded by the exons ATGGAGAATCTTAACTTAGCCCTTGTTTCTTCCCCTAAACCCCTGCTTTTGGGACATTCCTCCTCAAAAAACGTTTTCTCAAGAAGAAAGTCTTTCACTTTTGGGACGTTTCGCGTTTCTGCTAACTCTTCATCCTCTCATGTCACCAGGGCTGCTTCTAAATCTCACCAAAATCTAAAATCTG TGCAGGGGAAGGTGAATGCGCATAGTTTTGCTAGCATTTCTTCTTCAAATGGTCAAGAAACAACATCAGTTGGAGTTAGCCCTCAGTTATCACCACCTCCACCTTCGACTGT AGGGTCACCACTCTTTTGGATTGGCATTGGTGTTGGGTTTTCTGCACTATTTTCAGTG GTAGCTTCAAGAGTAAAG AAATATGCAATGCAACAAGCTTTCAAGTCCATGATGGGCCAGATGAATACACAAAATAATCCATTTGACAGTGGTGCCTTTTCCTCTGGACCTCCCTTCCCCTTTCCGATGCCTTCAGCTTCAGGGCCTGCTACACCTGCCGGCTTTGCAGGTAATCAGTCTCAAGCAACTTCTACACGAAGTGCCTCTCAATCTACAGTCACAGTAGACATACCTGCAACCAAAGTAGAAGCAGCAGCCCCGGCCCCAGACATTAATGTTAAAGAGGAAGTGGAAGTAAAGAATGAACCAAAAAAATCTG CTTTTGTAGACGTGTCTCCAGAAGAAACTGTGCAGAAGAATGCTTTTGAAAGATTTAAAGATGTTGATGAATCAAGTTCATTCAAGGAAGCCCGGGCTCCAGCTGAA GCTTCTCAAAATGGAACTCCCTTTAAACAAGGTTTTGGCGATTCACCCGGTTCTCCATCTGAAC GAAAATCAGCCTTATCGGTGGATGCTTTAGAGAAAATGATGGAGGACCCAACAGTGCAGCAGATGGTTTATCC CTATTTACCTGAGGAAATGAGGAACCCTTCTACCTTCAAAT GGATGATGCAGAATCCTGAGTACCGTCAACAACTTGAAGCAATGCT AAACAACATGGGTGGAGGCACTGAATGGGACAGTCGAATGATGGACACCTTAAAGAATTTTGACCTTAATAGTCCTGATGTTAAACAACAATTTG ATCAAATTGGGCTTTCTCCACAAGAAGTCATTTCAAAGATTATGGCCAATCCTGATGTTGCGATGGCATTTCAAAATCCCAGAGTTCAAGCAGCTATCATGGAT TGTTCACAGAATCCAATGAGCATTGTTAAATATCAAAATGATAAGGAG GTCATGGATGTCTTCAATAAAATATCTGAACTCTTCCCTGGGGTTTCAGGCCCCCCTTGA